The following coding sequences lie in one Metallumcola ferriviriculae genomic window:
- a CDS encoding IS1634 family transposase — protein MYVKKSISNGKVYLSFVQGYRQNGKVKQKTVEKLGYLEDLEKEYPDPIAHFKRVAKERTKNEVPQKKLELDLLAKLPDQAALRKNLGYTVPKSVYSLLGLREYFQNKQRHLIVDYNLNSIFSLLIFNRFLFPSSKRHAFETKDYFFESFDFSLADIYRALDYFAGYSNEIQRHLHSRISELIARDNQLGYYDVTNYYFEIPYEDEDEYDEDGNMIKKGQKKRGPSKEHRKDPIIQMGLLMDTNGIPMAFNTFSGGESEKLSLLPTIRRVKRDFALERIIVVADRGLNTSDNTTFLSGKNHDDMAGNDGYVYGQSVLGADKEFKEWVLNQEDYLIDKEEDKDGNTVFFKHKFRIHAKKIQLKGTDGKRAQKMEIFQKQMVYYSDKYAKKQKKDRDKAIAKAKELIAKPGKYTRATSIGAAGYVSNIKFLKQTGEIPDGLVLSLNEARIQKEEKYDGYYSIVTSEKHLSDREIRDIYKGLWEIEESFKVIKSEFKARPVYVKKDAHVEAHFLVCFVALVIMRVLEQMLEKKHTVKQIRNSLISYSCSYLEQNYYLFDYRDDVIESIESVFGFDLSKKIMSQAAIKKILQYKK, from the coding sequence ATGTATGTAAAGAAAAGTATCAGTAATGGTAAGGTCTATTTGTCTTTTGTCCAAGGTTATAGACAGAATGGAAAGGTAAAACAAAAAACAGTTGAGAAACTTGGCTATCTTGAAGATCTGGAAAAGGAATATCCTGATCCTATTGCACATTTCAAGCGGGTTGCAAAGGAACGTACCAAGAACGAAGTTCCGCAAAAAAAACTAGAACTTGACCTGTTAGCTAAGCTTCCGGATCAAGCAGCATTGCGCAAAAATCTTGGTTATACTGTGCCAAAATCAGTATACTCTCTACTTGGTCTTAGAGAATATTTCCAGAACAAGCAAAGGCATTTAATCGTAGATTATAACCTAAACAGCATATTCAGTCTGCTCATTTTCAACCGCTTTTTATTTCCTTCATCAAAAAGACACGCCTTTGAAACCAAGGATTATTTCTTTGAATCCTTTGACTTTTCACTGGCTGACATTTACCGTGCTCTGGATTACTTTGCCGGATATTCAAATGAGATCCAACGGCATCTCCATAGTAGAATATCGGAACTTATAGCAAGAGATAACCAGCTTGGATATTATGATGTCACCAACTACTACTTCGAGATCCCTTATGAGGATGAAGATGAATACGATGAAGACGGGAATATGATTAAAAAGGGTCAAAAAAAACGTGGCCCATCTAAAGAGCACCGTAAAGATCCCATCATTCAAATGGGACTCCTGATGGATACTAATGGAATCCCCATGGCCTTCAATACTTTTTCTGGTGGCGAAAGTGAAAAACTCTCTCTACTTCCAACAATTCGCCGTGTAAAGAGAGATTTCGCCTTGGAACGTATTATCGTTGTAGCAGACAGGGGGCTTAACACTAGTGATAATACCACTTTTCTTTCGGGAAAGAACCATGATGACATGGCAGGTAATGACGGCTATGTTTATGGACAGAGTGTTCTCGGTGCTGACAAAGAATTTAAAGAATGGGTATTAAATCAGGAAGATTATTTAATAGACAAAGAAGAAGATAAGGATGGAAATACCGTCTTTTTTAAGCACAAATTCCGCATTCATGCAAAGAAAATACAGTTAAAGGGAACAGATGGCAAGCGTGCCCAAAAGATGGAAATATTTCAGAAACAGATGGTCTACTATTCCGATAAATACGCCAAAAAACAGAAAAAAGACAGAGATAAGGCTATTGCGAAGGCAAAGGAACTGATTGCCAAACCCGGAAAATATACAAGAGCTACCAGCATTGGAGCTGCCGGCTATGTAAGCAATATCAAATTCTTAAAACAAACAGGTGAAATACCTGACGGGCTTGTTCTTTCCCTGAATGAAGCAAGAATTCAGAAGGAAGAAAAATATGATGGATACTATTCCATTGTTACCAGTGAAAAGCATTTATCAGATAGAGAAATTCGTGATATTTACAAGGGACTTTGGGAAATCGAAGAATCCTTTAAAGTAATCAAGAGTGAATTCAAGGCGAGACCTGTATATGTAAAAAAAGATGCACATGTAGAAGCACATTTTCTGGTATGTTTTGTAGCACTCGTAATCATGCGGGTTCTTGAACAGATGCTAGAGAAAAAACATACTGTGAAGCAGATTCGCAATTCTTTGATTAGCTATTCCTGCTCCTATTTGGAACAAAACTATTACCTGTTTGATTATCGAGATGATGTAATAGAATCCATTGAGTCTGTCTTTGGCTTTGACTTAAGTAAAAAGATTATGTCTCAGGCAGCGATCAAAAAAATTTTGCAATACAAAAAATAA
- a CDS encoding amino acid ABC transporter ATP-binding protein: MIRVTGIKKSFHKNEVLKGITLHINKGEVVVIIGPSGSGKSTLLRTMNFLEIPDEGDIFIDNNQIHFDKKSKKRRNDAEICNVRTETGMVFQNFNLFPHMTVLNNVIAGPVNVRKYEKERATEIGRSFLSKVGLSEKEYSYPNELSGGQQQRVAIARALAMEPKVILFDEPTSALDPELVGEVLTVIKRLADEGMTMVIVTHEMDFAKGVGDRIVFMDDGYIMETGSPEEVFNNPKSDRLRQFLYRLTEKG; encoded by the coding sequence GTGATTCGAGTAACAGGCATTAAAAAAAGCTTTCATAAAAATGAAGTGTTGAAAGGCATTACTCTCCATATTAATAAAGGTGAGGTAGTAGTAATCATAGGACCCAGTGGAAGCGGGAAGAGTACTTTGCTGCGGACGATGAACTTTTTAGAAATTCCTGACGAAGGTGATATATTTATAGACAATAATCAGATACATTTTGATAAAAAGTCCAAGAAACGTAGAAATGATGCTGAAATTTGTAACGTCCGTACTGAAACGGGAATGGTTTTTCAAAATTTTAATTTGTTTCCCCATATGACAGTCTTAAATAATGTGATAGCAGGCCCTGTTAATGTACGTAAATACGAAAAAGAAAGAGCAACAGAGATAGGTCGTTCATTTTTGAGTAAAGTTGGATTGTCTGAAAAGGAATACAGTTATCCCAATGAGCTTTCCGGTGGACAACAACAAAGAGTCGCTATCGCCCGTGCTTTAGCAATGGAACCAAAAGTAATATTATTTGACGAGCCAACGTCAGCGCTTGACCCGGAATTGGTAGGGGAAGTGCTTACCGTAATAAAAAGATTGGCAGATGAAGGAATGACAATGGTCATTGTTACGCATGAAATGGACTTTGCTAAAGGTGTGGGTGATCGTATAGTTTTTATGGATGATGGCTATATCATGGAAACCGGCTCTCCCGAAGAAGTATTTAACAATCCTAAATCAGATAGACTTAGACAGTTTTTGTATCGGTTAACGGAAAAGGGGTAA
- a CDS encoding amino acid ABC transporter permease translates to MLSTLDFIPILLEGALITVEITGLSLVLALIIGMVTALLRISNSVILRKTAGFYISLIRGTPLLVQLMYVYFVLPEFGLRLTPSVSAIIGLSLYEGAYLAEIFRAGIQSIGKGQFEAAYAIGMNHSTAMRIIILPQAIKNVLPPIGNSAILLLKNSSLAAVIAVNELMHTGELLATSTFRNLEIFTLVAVMYWLLHYPLAVIADYLERKMKSDSSNRH, encoded by the coding sequence ATGCTTAGTACACTAGATTTTATACCGATTTTACTCGAAGGTGCTTTAATCACTGTTGAAATTACCGGTCTTTCGTTGGTTTTGGCATTGATCATTGGGATGGTCACTGCTTTACTTCGTATCTCAAACAGCGTTATCCTGAGAAAAACGGCAGGGTTCTACATTAGCTTAATTCGCGGTACTCCTCTGCTTGTGCAGTTAATGTATGTATATTTTGTCTTACCAGAATTCGGTTTAAGACTTACTCCTTCCGTTTCCGCTATTATTGGATTGTCACTATACGAAGGAGCCTACCTCGCTGAAATTTTTCGTGCAGGAATTCAATCAATTGGTAAGGGACAATTCGAAGCGGCTTATGCTATTGGTATGAATCATTCAACTGCCATGCGAATAATTATTTTGCCACAGGCAATAAAAAATGTTCTTCCGCCGATAGGAAACTCCGCTATATTACTCCTAAAGAATTCATCGCTTGCAGCTGTAATTGCAGTAAATGAGCTGATGCATACCGGTGAACTGCTTGCCACTTCAACGTTTAGAAATTTAGAGATATTCACACTGGTGGCTGTTATGTATTGGTTGTTGCACTATCCTTTAGCAGTTATTGCAGATTACTTGGAGAGGAAGATGAAAAGTGATTCGAGTAACAGGCATTAA
- a CDS encoding ABC transporter substrate-binding protein, translating to MNKRVKLILCVLVISLISVGLLTACSAGNQESDAKDDKGKAKVEVQAEPTFLDELKETGVIRVGSTPTGPPFTFLNPKSNEIEGLMVDIASLVGDELGLKVEINAIQFSSLIPSVQSEKIDLVSAGMAITEDRAKVIDFSIPVYSYGGGLVVAKDNNEIKQFEDFSGKKIGVQEGTVYANYMKDYPEIETQTYKSIADMVKELKFGRLDALIGDYPIVARMLAENPDFKKDVKLVREYKPKEVVKIGMGFPKGTDEFQDTVNAIIQKLQENGELDKLLEKWGLK from the coding sequence ATGAATAAAAGGGTTAAATTAATTCTTTGTGTATTGGTAATAAGTTTGATTAGTGTTGGCTTACTAACTGCGTGCTCAGCAGGTAACCAAGAGTCAGATGCAAAAGATGATAAAGGAAAGGCAAAGGTAGAGGTACAAGCTGAACCAACTTTTCTCGATGAACTGAAAGAAACAGGAGTTATACGAGTTGGATCAACTCCGACAGGGCCGCCCTTTACATTTTTAAATCCTAAGTCTAATGAAATTGAAGGCCTAATGGTTGACATCGCCAGTCTAGTCGGTGATGAACTTGGTTTAAAAGTAGAAATAAATGCTATTCAATTCTCTTCTTTGATTCCGTCTGTTCAATCAGAAAAAATTGACCTGGTGTCTGCCGGAATGGCAATTACAGAGGATAGGGCAAAAGTAATAGACTTTTCAATACCGGTTTATTCATATGGTGGTGGACTGGTGGTAGCAAAGGATAATAATGAGATAAAGCAGTTTGAAGATTTTAGTGGTAAAAAAATCGGCGTACAGGAAGGGACCGTTTATGCGAACTATATGAAGGATTATCCGGAAATCGAAACGCAGACTTATAAATCCATAGCTGATATGGTAAAAGAGTTAAAGTTCGGTCGACTGGATGCGTTGATTGGTGATTATCCTATAGTAGCGCGTATGTTGGCAGAAAATCCGGATTTTAAGAAGGATGTCAAACTTGTTAGAGAGTACAAGCCTAAAGAAGTAGTGAAAATAGGTATGGGTTTTCCTAAGGGAACTGATGAATTCCAAGATACGGTCAACGCAATAATTCAGAAACTTCAGGAAAATGGGGAGTTAGATAAGTTGCTGGAAAAATGGGGGTTAAAATAA
- a CDS encoding GntR family transcriptional regulator → MRNNETISKEDHIYNEIKSAIINRKIGPRTHLSEKQLAEVFNVSRTPVRQVLQRLQFEKFVEIMPNRGAFIYEPTLKEIEEIFQLRGLLEVEAVRLACQKATKEQLENLEMLTHKEDALYREDDYGKVLPIINEIHLGIVRLSGVELLSRFCKELIDLTSIYLAFYDNPSKDPKGPEEHRQIIRLIRQKREKEAQEACLSHLTRVKDLLVYQKGKETSTDMSNVFKPVF, encoded by the coding sequence ATGAGAAATAACGAAACAATTTCAAAAGAAGATCACATTTACAATGAGATTAAGTCCGCTATTATAAATAGAAAGATTGGCCCCAGAACTCATTTAAGCGAAAAACAATTAGCAGAGGTATTTAATGTAAGCCGCACCCCGGTTCGACAGGTCCTGCAAAGACTTCAATTTGAAAAATTCGTTGAGATTATGCCTAACAGAGGGGCGTTCATTTACGAACCTACGTTAAAAGAAATTGAGGAAATCTTTCAATTAAGAGGTCTCCTAGAAGTTGAAGCTGTTAGGTTAGCCTGCCAAAAAGCAACAAAAGAACAGTTAGAAAACTTGGAAATGCTCACACATAAGGAAGATGCTCTTTACAGGGAAGATGATTATGGTAAAGTTCTACCGATAATAAATGAGATACATCTTGGAATAGTTCGCTTAAGTGGTGTGGAATTGCTATCTAGATTCTGCAAGGAACTTATTGATTTGACAAGTATTTACCTGGCTTTTTACGACAACCCCAGCAAAGACCCTAAAGGGCCGGAAGAACATCGGCAAATTATAAGACTAATTCGGCAAAAAAGGGAAAAAGAAGCACAGGAAGCCTGCTTAAGTCACTTAACCAGGGTGAAGGACCTTTTAGTTTATCAAAAGGGAAAAGAAACCAGTACTGACATGTCAAATGTCTTTAAACCTGTATTTTAG
- a CDS encoding NAD/NADP octopine/nopaline dehydrogenase family protein — protein MKEERQVEKVAILGAGNGGITAAADLGHRGFEVRLYELPRFSQNLDPVIKRGGILLKNKNKEDFVKPHLVTSDIQKAIDGAEVIMLTIPALAVEEFAKVCAPYLKDNQIVFINSAGAMSSARFINVIRSMGIDTDIKIGESSSLTYGTRVINGSEVELYLSAKKLLFSAFPSRNTPEVLEKCKCLYNSLVPASNIWETTLNNGNPETHPGPCLLNAGRIEYSGGEFYLYREGITEGVSRVIKAISKERKALCDALSVKYIPTEKRLAEIGYCEPLEKLHEQYRRSEVFGPIKGPLSLTSRYFVEDISMGLVLWSSLGKALGIATPIIDSIIMLGGSLIEKDYWLEGLTLEKLGLADMDCNGLIEYVS, from the coding sequence ATGAAAGAAGAACGACAAGTAGAAAAAGTTGCTATATTAGGAGCGGGGAATGGAGGCATTACTGCTGCTGCAGACCTTGGGCATCGTGGTTTTGAAGTACGTCTTTATGAACTACCGCGCTTTTCGCAAAATCTAGATCCTGTGATCAAAAGAGGAGGAATTTTATTAAAAAATAAGAACAAAGAAGATTTTGTCAAACCACATCTGGTGACCTCTGACATTCAAAAGGCTATAGATGGTGCTGAGGTTATAATGCTAACTATTCCAGCTTTGGCAGTTGAGGAGTTCGCCAAAGTATGTGCACCATATTTAAAAGATAACCAAATTGTATTTATTAACAGTGCAGGTGCAATGTCCAGTGCGCGATTTATTAACGTGATTCGTTCAATGGGTATAGATACCGATATCAAAATTGGTGAATCGTCTTCTCTTACTTATGGTACAAGAGTAATTAATGGTTCTGAGGTTGAGTTATACTTGTCAGCAAAAAAACTTCTTTTTTCGGCTTTTCCCAGCAGGAATACACCAGAGGTATTAGAGAAATGTAAATGTCTATATAACTCATTAGTTCCTGCATCAAATATTTGGGAGACAACGTTAAATAACGGTAATCCGGAAACACACCCGGGGCCTTGTCTTTTAAATGCAGGAAGGATTGAATATTCCGGTGGAGAGTTTTACTTATATCGCGAAGGGATAACTGAGGGTGTCAGTAGGGTTATTAAAGCGATATCTAAGGAACGGAAGGCCTTGTGTGATGCTCTAAGCGTTAAGTATATTCCAACAGAGAAACGCCTGGCGGAGATAGGATATTGTGAGCCATTGGAAAAACTACATGAGCAGTACAGGCGTAGTGAGGTTTTTGGCCCAATCAAAGGACCTCTTAGCCTAACTTCTCGTTACTTCGTGGAGGATATTTCTATGGGGTTGGTCTTATGGTCAAGTTTGGGAAAAGCCCTGGGGATTGCTACTCCCATAATTGACTCTATCATAATGTTGGGTGGTTCTTTAATAGAGAAGGATTACTGGTTAGAAGGACTGACTTTAGAAAAATTAGGTTTGGCTGACATGGACTGTAATGGTTTAATTGAGTACGTAAGCTAA
- a CDS encoding type II toxin-antitoxin system RelB/DinJ family antitoxin: MAKTANLNIRIDPKTKEEAEKLFSNFGITVTDAVNLFLHQSLLSGGLPFSVKLPEPNTATLAAMKEIEEMIAKKSSTSSQGVDDFFKDMDLDANR, encoded by the coding sequence ATGGCTAAAACAGCTAATCTCAATATACGAATTGACCCTAAAACCAAGGAAGAAGCAGAAAAACTGTTTTCTAATTTTGGCATCACAGTCACAGATGCAGTCAACTTATTTTTGCATCAGTCTTTATTATCAGGAGGTTTGCCTTTTTCGGTGAAACTCCCGGAACCTAATACAGCCACATTAGCCGCAATGAAAGAAATAGAAGAAATGATTGCTAAGAAATCTTCAACCTCTTCCCAAGGCGTCGATGACTTTTTCAAGGATATGGATTTAGATGCGAACCGTTAG
- a CDS encoding type II toxin-antitoxin system YafQ family toxin, with translation MRTVRYSSQFKKDVKLATKRGYKMTRLYEVMKALENEEVLDAKFKEHPLVGNYKGYLECHIEPDWILIFKIDGQDLYFARTGTHSDLFN, from the coding sequence ATGCGAACCGTTAGGTATTCCAGCCAATTTAAGAAGGATGTTAAACTCGCCACCAAACGTGGATACAAAATGACCCGATTATATGAGGTCATGAAAGCACTCGAGAACGAAGAGGTCTTGGATGCAAAATTCAAAGAACATCCTTTAGTTGGCAACTACAAAGGTTATTTAGAATGTCACATTGAACCTGATTGGATCCTGATATTCAAGATAGATGGTCAAGATTTGTATTTTGCCAGAACGGGAACGCATTCTGATTTGTTTAATTAA
- a CDS encoding TIR domain-containing protein — translation MVFIAFAIEDERQRDFLKGQSLNTNSTFEYVDMSVKEPYATDWKDKVRTRIKRSDGIIVLASKNSLISSGQKWEIKCAREEKKKILGVWAYKDHRTNIEGVNTKVWTWANITSFIDSL, via the coding sequence GTGGTTTTTATTGCATTTGCAATAGAGGATGAACGACAAAGAGATTTTCTAAAAGGACAATCATTAAATACAAATTCTACATTTGAATATGTAGATATGTCTGTAAAAGAACCTTACGCAACAGATTGGAAAGATAAGGTGAGAACCAGGATTAAAAGATCAGATGGCATTATAGTATTGGCGAGCAAAAATTCTCTTATTTCCAGTGGGCAAAAATGGGAAATAAAGTGTGCTAGAGAAGAGAAGAAAAAAATATTAGGTGTTTGGGCATATAAAGACCACAGAACTAATATTGAAGGTGTAAATACAAAAGTTTGGACTTGGGCTAATATTACAAGTTTCATTGATAGTCTATAA
- the galE gene encoding UDP-glucose 4-epimerase GalE, which yields MNILVTGGLGFIGSHTVVELIKNNHTVIIADNLINSKIEVLDNLSSITGIKPTFYQIDVTDKAKLEDIFVNHKIDGVIHFAGLKAVGESVSKPLEYYYNNLVSTMILSKMCVKHGVNKFVFSSSATVYGAQPSPLKEDMNLKKITNPYGETKAMSERILTDTANANDGFAVSLLRYFNPVGAHESGLIGEDPNGIPNNLMPFVSKVAKGQLEKLSVFGNDYDTIDGTGVRDYIHVVDLAKGHVRAIENLNDGVNIYNLGTGRGTSVLELVNAFMKVNDIDVPFEIVGRRPGDIATCYADASKAEKELNWKADLTIEDMVRDAWKFERNNK from the coding sequence ATGAACATATTAGTAACTGGAGGCCTGGGCTTTATCGGCAGCCACACGGTAGTAGAACTAATTAAAAATAACCATACTGTAATCATCGCTGATAATCTTATCAACTCAAAGATTGAAGTGCTGGATAATCTATCTTCCATAACTGGCATCAAACCTACTTTTTATCAGATTGATGTAACGGATAAAGCAAAGTTAGAAGATATTTTTGTTAATCATAAAATCGATGGTGTGATTCACTTCGCAGGTCTTAAAGCGGTAGGAGAGTCCGTTTCTAAACCACTTGAGTATTATTATAATAATTTGGTAAGTACAATGATACTTAGTAAGATGTGTGTGAAGCATGGTGTGAATAAGTTCGTTTTCAGCTCATCTGCAACTGTGTATGGTGCTCAGCCATCTCCGTTAAAAGAAGATATGAATCTTAAGAAAATTACCAATCCTTATGGCGAAACTAAAGCAATGAGCGAGCGGATCCTTACGGATACGGCTAACGCTAATGATGGTTTTGCGGTTAGTTTATTAAGATACTTTAATCCAGTAGGTGCTCATGAGAGTGGCTTGATCGGTGAGGATCCTAATGGCATTCCAAATAATTTGATGCCTTTTGTATCAAAGGTAGCTAAAGGACAATTGGAGAAGTTAAGTGTATTTGGAAATGACTATGATACAATAGATGGTACCGGCGTTCGTGATTATATTCATGTGGTTGACCTTGCGAAAGGCCATGTGAGGGCTATTGAGAACCTTAATGATGGTGTTAACATCTATAACCTAGGAACCGGCAGAGGAACTTCTGTTTTAGAACTTGTGAATGCTTTTATGAAGGTTAATGACATTGATGTTCCATTTGAAATAGTAGGAAGACGTCCGGGGGATATTGCGACCTGCTATGCGGATGCTAGTAAAGCTGAGAAAGAATTAAACTGGAAAGCTGATTTGACTATTGAGGATATGGTCAGGGATGCATGGAAATTTGAGAGGAACAATAAGTGA
- a CDS encoding adenylyltransferase/cytidyltransferase family protein, which translates to MRKVITYGTFDLLHYGHINIVNC; encoded by the coding sequence TTGAGAAAAGTAATAACCTACGGAACATTTGATTTGCTGCACTATGGGCATATCAACATTGTAAATTGCTAA
- a CDS encoding NAD-dependent epimerase/dehydratase family protein produces MIIADNLINSKIEVLDKLHQITGVRPTFYQIDVTDEARVEEIFANHNIDVVIHFAGLKVVGESVSKSLEYYCNNLINTMVLSKMCVQHGIGKFVFSSSATVYEDWN; encoded by the coding sequence GTGATCATTGCTGATAATCTTATCAACTCAAAGATCGAAGTGTTGGACAAGCTTCATCAAATAACAGGTGTCAGACCAACTTTCTATCAGATTGATGTGACAGATGAAGCGAGGGTTGAGGAGATCTTTGCTAATCATAATATTGATGTTGTGATTCATTTCGCTGGACTTAAGGTAGTTGGTGAGTCTGTTTCAAAATCACTTGAGTATTATTGTAATAATCTGATAAATACTATGGTCCTTAGCAAGATGTGTGTGCAACACGGAATTGGGAAGTTTGTCTTCAGCTCATCTGCTACTGTTTATGAAGATTGGAATTAA
- a CDS encoding IS3 family transposase (programmed frameshift) produces the protein MGRRKFTAEFKTKIVLELLKEEKQIGELAAEHELSPNQLRNWKKDFLENAPQVFSQSKQEKELRAQEKALDEERTELMAKVGQLTIENDWLKKKNLKKFLGSTGRISLVSKNNKLPVNRQCQLLEINRTSFYYTPKEPDRERENMIKNRLDYWHTKMPYLGVRKLRKKLQNEDHIKVGRKLIKRYMDEMGIYAVYPKPNLSKRNKQHKIYPYLLRNLDINRANQVWAIDITYIKMGRSHMYLTAVIDWYSRYIVGWELSDTLDTAPVLAAVKEAINRYGTPEIINSDQGSQFTSADYTEYLKSVNIRQSMDGKARWIDNVIIERWFRSLKTEQIYTHEYLTPRDLRIGIREYIQEYNIERPHQTHDYLTPQEVYLGISKAA, from the exons ATGGGAAGACGAAAATTTACAGCCGAATTCAAAACTAAAATCGTACTGGAGCTACTCAAAGAAGAAAAACAGATCGGCGAACTAGCAGCCGAACATGAGTTAAGCCCCAATCAACTGCGCAACTGGAAAAAAGATTTTTTAGAGAATGCACCACAGGTGTTCTCACAAAGCAAGCAAGAAAAAGAGCTTCGTGCCCAAGAAAAAGCTTTGGACGAAGAAAGAACCGAATTAATGGCAAAAGTCGGTCAACTCACTATTGAGAATGACTGGCTCAA AAAAAAAAATCTAAAGAAGTTCTTGGGGTCGACTGGGAGAATAAGTCTGGTTTCAAAAAATAACAAACTGCCGGTTAATCGGCAATGCCAGTTACTTGAGATCAATAGAACCAGTTTTTATTACACACCTAAAGAACCTGACAGAGAGCGCGAAAATATGATTAAAAACAGGCTTGATTACTGGCATACCAAGATGCCATATCTAGGGGTTAGGAAGCTTCGCAAAAAGCTACAGAATGAAGACCACATTAAGGTTGGCCGTAAGTTAATTAAACGCTATATGGACGAAATGGGAATATATGCGGTCTATCCTAAACCCAACCTGTCAAAGCGTAATAAGCAGCACAAAATCTATCCTTACCTGTTAAGAAACCTAGATATTAATCGGGCAAACCAGGTTTGGGCCATTGACATTACCTACATTAAGATGGGCAGAAGTCATATGTATCTAACAGCCGTCATCGACTGGTATAGTCGTTACATAGTAGGCTGGGAACTATCAGATACTTTGGACACCGCACCGGTGTTAGCAGCAGTTAAAGAAGCTATCAACAGATACGGCACGCCGGAAATTATCAACAGCGATCAGGGGTCTCAGTTCACAAGCGCTGATTACACAGAATATTTAAAGAGCGTGAACATCAGACAAAGCATGGACGGCAAGGCCCGTTGGATTGATAATGTTATCATAGAGCGATGGTTTAGAAGTCTAAAAACCGAACAAATCTACACACATGAATATCTAACACCTAGAGACCTAAGGATCGGTATTAGAGAATATATCCAAGAATATAATATAGAACGGCCACATCAAACCCATGACTACCTAACTCCTCAAGAAGTCTATCTGGGGATAAGCAAGGCAGCTTAA